Proteins co-encoded in one Arthrobacter sp. ERGS1:01 genomic window:
- the pgsA gene encoding CDP-diacylglycerol--glycerol-3-phosphate 3-phosphatidyltransferase translates to MAAGSSTPLGNPNAVLTIPNIITVVRFLGTPLFVWLVLARHEYGWGVFVLAMMGCTDWIDGFVARKLNQTSQLGRIMDPLADRVALVAVIITMVLAGILPLWLLVLMLVPDVVLLAVTLYFFRGDADLKVSMVGKTRTALLMIGTPMLLLAKALDSNFTEVLAWVFLGVGMVLHVIAFLQYLRAVFAKHREIHLPASRGGRP, encoded by the coding sequence ATGGCTGCCGGATCAAGCACACCCCTGGGCAATCCGAACGCCGTCCTCACCATTCCCAACATCATCACCGTCGTCAGGTTCCTCGGTACCCCACTGTTCGTCTGGCTGGTCCTGGCCCGCCATGAGTACGGCTGGGGTGTTTTTGTGCTGGCGATGATGGGCTGCACCGACTGGATCGACGGGTTCGTGGCCCGCAAACTGAACCAGACCTCCCAACTGGGCCGCATCATGGACCCGTTGGCGGATCGCGTGGCGCTCGTTGCCGTCATCATCACCATGGTCCTGGCGGGCATCCTCCCGCTGTGGCTGCTGGTGCTGATGCTGGTCCCGGACGTGGTGCTGCTGGCCGTGACCCTGTACTTCTTCCGCGGCGACGCCGATTTGAAAGTGTCCATGGTGGGCAAGACCCGCACGGCTTTGTTGATGATCGGCACGCCCATGCTGCTGCTGGCGAAGGCGCTCGACTCCAACTTCACCGAAGTCCTGGCCTGGGTGTTCCTGGGCGTGGGCATGGTGCTGCACGTGATCGCGTTCCTCCAATACCTCCGCGCCGTCTTCGCCAAGCACCGCGAAATCCATCTCCCGGCATCCCGTGGGGGCCGCCCATGA
- a CDS encoding DMT family transporter, with amino-acid sequence MMWLAVACAVAGAFFLAFGAQRQGSAVQNNTGGLALGSSGFLRLLRNPRWVFGLLLLGAGMALNVVALTLGTLTVIQPIGAIALVITTIVNSRDQGIRLNRATVVAISACVTGSALFVLLAVNVVREKTHVTSTEELTVVLLLAVVIVIFGGSLVMFKHRIKAFFYILGAGVLFGFVAVLTRIISRQIFDPNGLFLLNVQWYSIIAIAAAGGLGSWFVQSAYASGPPDLVIAGLTVIDPMIGIGIGITILGELRPDVPPVVAISMAGAALLAIVGVVALSRHHPDVVKRRADAKREQRK; translated from the coding sequence ATGATGTGGCTTGCCGTGGCCTGTGCCGTGGCCGGCGCGTTCTTCCTGGCCTTTGGGGCACAGCGCCAAGGCAGCGCCGTGCAAAACAACACCGGTGGCCTGGCCCTGGGCAGCTCGGGTTTCCTTCGGCTGCTGCGGAACCCGCGCTGGGTGTTTGGCCTGCTGCTCCTTGGCGCCGGCATGGCGTTGAACGTGGTGGCACTGACCCTGGGCACCCTGACAGTGATCCAGCCCATCGGCGCCATCGCCCTGGTGATCACCACCATCGTCAACTCCCGCGACCAGGGCATCCGGCTCAACCGCGCCACGGTGGTCGCCATTTCCGCCTGCGTCACCGGAAGCGCGCTCTTCGTCCTGCTGGCCGTGAACGTGGTGCGCGAGAAAACCCACGTCACCAGCACGGAAGAGCTGACGGTGGTGCTGTTGCTCGCCGTCGTCATCGTCATTTTTGGCGGCTCGCTGGTGATGTTCAAGCACCGGATCAAGGCGTTCTTCTACATCCTCGGCGCCGGGGTGCTCTTTGGTTTCGTGGCCGTGTTGACCCGTATCATCTCCCGGCAGATCTTCGACCCCAACGGCTTGTTCCTGCTCAACGTGCAGTGGTATTCGATTATTGCCATCGCGGCGGCGGGCGGGCTGGGCAGCTGGTTCGTGCAAAGCGCCTACGCCAGCGGCCCGCCGGATCTTGTCATTGCCGGGCTGACGGTGATCGATCCGATGATCGGCATCGGCATCGGCATCACCATCCTGGGTGAGCTTCGTCCCGATGTGCCGCCGGTGGTTGCGATATCCATGGCCGGGGCCGCTTTGCTTGCTATCGTTGGGGTGGTTGCGCTGTCGAGGCATCACCCGGATGTGGTGAAACGGCGGGCGGATGCCAAGAGGGAGCAACGCAAGTAG
- a CDS encoding phage holin family protein encodes MAVAQQDVQVEASEPAGPGESTLVAAVKTASRLVPRQITDELELAKLELAHKKDRVTGVAVYGVLALVLLALLVIALVVAAIAGLAVIMPLWLSALLVSAALLVIIGICALVAYVKFKSLLPLLPEHAWRGIRHDLGIAKEGRDFDPSTLTPKKLSKAEKKAKKEEAEEAAAKAKAEREAKAAEHGPQASQTELIERTATRREHLLSLREELVEQADVKKQAGYFLDQAVTKAKDTVGAVTSRTAEVGVKTVKERWKPLAVFAVSATACVVLLRKLFKK; translated from the coding sequence GTGGCAGTTGCGCAACAAGACGTGCAGGTCGAGGCAAGCGAACCGGCGGGGCCGGGGGAGTCGACGCTGGTCGCCGCGGTCAAGACCGCCTCCCGGCTGGTTCCGCGCCAGATCACCGATGAACTTGAGCTTGCCAAACTGGAATTGGCCCATAAGAAGGACCGTGTCACGGGTGTGGCCGTCTACGGGGTGCTGGCCCTTGTCCTCCTGGCCCTGCTGGTCATCGCCTTGGTAGTGGCGGCGATCGCAGGCCTGGCCGTGATCATGCCGCTGTGGTTGTCGGCGCTCCTGGTCAGTGCCGCACTCCTTGTCATCATCGGCATCTGCGCGCTTGTCGCCTACGTGAAGTTCAAGTCGCTGCTGCCCCTGCTCCCCGAGCACGCCTGGCGCGGGATCCGCCACGACCTCGGCATTGCCAAGGAGGGCCGCGACTTTGACCCGTCCACGCTGACTCCGAAGAAGCTGAGCAAGGCGGAGAAGAAGGCCAAGAAGGAGGAAGCCGAGGAGGCCGCCGCCAAGGCCAAGGCCGAACGCGAGGCCAAGGCCGCCGAACACGGCCCGCAGGCCAGCCAGACCGAACTGATCGAGCGCACGGCCACCCGCCGCGAACACCTGCTCTCCCTGCGCGAGGAATTGGTGGAGCAGGCCGACGTCAAGAAGCAGGCCGGCTATTTCCTGGACCAGGCCGTGACCAAGGCGAAGGACACCGTGGGTGCCGTGACGTCCAGGACCGCCGAAGTCGGCGTGAAAACCGTCAAAGAGCGATGGAAACCACTTGCCGTCTTCGCCGTGTCGGCCACGGCTTGCGTGGTGTTGCTGCGAAAGTTGTTCAAGAAGTAA